The genomic DNA TTCCAGAGGCTTTTTCAAATGCTTTGATGACTTCTAGTACAGTGCTTCCAACTCCGGTGCCTACATTAAAAAATTCAAACTTTTGTTTGTTTTTTTTATCTAATAGACGTTGTAGTGCAGCAATATGGGCTTTGGCTAAATCAACTACATGAATATAATCTCTAATAGCAGTTCCGTCTGAAGTAGGATAGTCATTTCCAAAAACGGAAAGTTCTTCTCTAATTCCAGCGGCAGTTTGTGTAACAAAAGGAATTAAGTTTTGAGGAACCCCCAAAGGAAGTTCTCCTATTTTAACGCTTTCGTGGGCACCAATAGGATTGAAATAACGTAGTGCAATTGCATTTTTATTATTTGCAATGCAATTTTCTCGTATAATTTCTTCACCAATTTGCTTCGTATTTCCATAAGGAGATTCCGCAGGCTTTATAGGCGCATTTTCAGTAATAGGTAGCTTGTCAGCTTGTCCGTAAACAGTACAAGAAGAACTAAAAATAAAATTATCAATATTTCTTTTTTTCATTTCTTGCAGTAAATATACAAGAGTACCTATATTATTTTCATAATAATCTAATGGCTTTTCTACGCTTTCGCCTACAGCTTTTGAAGCAGCAAAATGAATAATGCCATCTATAGGGTTGTTTTCAAAAAATGTGGCTACATCATCTTTGATTCGTAAATCTAGTTGATGAAAATCGGGTTTGATTCCTGTTATGGCAGTAATATTATCTAAAACACTAAGCCTAGTATTGGATAAATTATCGATTATAATAACATCAAAGCCTGCTTTTTGTAACTCGACAACGGTATGGGAACCTATGAATCCTAAGCCGCCTGTTACTAAAATTTTTTTCATATTGAAGGGGTTTTTTTAAGTTACTTTATAAAATCTAAAACAGTTTTAGTAATAAACATTAATTGATCTTCATCAAGTTCAGTGTGCATTGGTAAAGAAATTACCTCATCAATTAATTGGTTTGTTACAGGAAAATTAGTTTCAGTATAACGCTTGTCTTGGTATGCCTTTTGAGCATGCAAAGGAACTGGATAGTAAATAGCGTTAGGAATATTGTTTTCTAATAGATATTGGTGTAGCTCATTACGTTTTCCGTTAGTAATACGCAAGGTATATTGATGGAAAACATGAGAGGTAAAACTACTAGTTATTGGGGTAATGATATGAGGATTATCTTTAAAAGCATTTGTGTAATAATCAGCCGCTTTTCTACGAGCGTCACAATAGCTATCTAATAAAGGGAGTTTTGTTTTTA from Tenacibaculum maritimum NCIMB 2154 includes the following:
- the galE gene encoding UDP-glucose 4-epimerase GalE; this encodes MKKILVTGGLGFIGSHTVVELQKAGFDVIIIDNLSNTRLSVLDNITAITGIKPDFHQLDLRIKDDVATFFENNPIDGIIHFAASKAVGESVEKPLDYYENNIGTLVYLLQEMKKRNIDNFIFSSSCTVYGQADKLPITENAPIKPAESPYGNTKQIGEEIIRENCIANNKNAIALRYFNPIGAHESVKIGELPLGVPQNLIPFVTQTAAGIREELSVFGNDYPTSDGTAIRDYIHVVDLAKAHIAALQRLLDKKNKQKFEFFNVGTGVGSTVLEVIKAFEKASGKPLNYKIVARRAGDITAAYADTTIANKELNWKTEKTLEEALADAWKWQMQQQA